From the Brassica napus cultivar Da-Ae chromosome A8, Da-Ae, whole genome shotgun sequence genome, one window contains:
- the LOC106418890 gene encoding transcription factor TT2-like (The RefSeq protein has 3 substitutions compared to this genomic sequence) produces MMRKRESSKVKKEELNRGAWTDQEDKILKDYIMFHGEGKWSTLPNQAGLKRCGKSCRLRWKNYLRPGIKRGNISSDEEELIIRLHNLLGNRWSLIAGRLPGRTDNEIKNHWNSNLRKRLPKSQTNQQKSRKHSNNNNMNKVCVIRPKAIRIPKALTFQNQSSIGSTSLLTVKENVIDHQAGSPSLLGDLKIDFDKIQSEYLFSDLMGFDGLGCGNVMSLVSSDEVLGDYVSADASCLGNLDLNRPFTSCLQEDCLWDFNC; encoded by the exons AtgatgagaaagagagaaagtagTAAGGTGAAGAAAGAGGAGTTAAACAGAGGAGCTTGGACCGATCAAGAAGACAAGATCCTTAAAGACTATATCATGTTCCACGGCGAAGGAAAATGGAGCACACTCCCAAACCAAGCTG GTCTCAAGAGGTGTGGCAAAAGCTGCAGACTTCGGTGGAAGAACTACTTGAGACCAGGCATAAAGCGCGGAAACATCTCATCTGATGAAGAAGAACTTATAATCCGCCTCCATAATCTCCTTGGAAACAG ATGGTCGTTGATAGCTGGGAGGCTTCCAGGGCGAACAGACAATGAAATAAAGAACCACTGGAACTCAAACCTCCGCAAAAGACTTCCAAAATCTCAAACCAACCAACAGAAAAGTCGAAAACattccaacaacaacaacatgaatAAAGTATGTGTTATACGTCCAAAGGCGATTAGGTTCCCAAAGGCTCTGACATTTCAGAATCAGAGTAGTATTGGTAGTACCAGTCTTCTTACTGTGAAGGAAAACGTGATTGATCATCAAGCTGGTTCTCCTTCGTTGTTGGGAGATcttaaaatcgattttgataAAATTCAGTCTGAGTATCTCTTCTCTGATTTGATGGACTTTGATGGTTTGGGTTGTGGAAACGTAATGTCTCTTGTTTCATCTGACGAGGTGCTGGGAGATTATGTTTCGGCTGATACTTCTTGTCTGGGTAATCTTGATCTTAATAGACCTTTCACTTCTTGTCTTCAAGAAGATTGTCTCTGGGACTTTAATTGTTAG